CTGAAGCCTGAGGATGCATCTTAGAACATTAGAAAGGTATTGTGCATTCTCTTCAGAATTAAGTCGTTTTATGCTGCTAAAGATTGAAGGGAGATGCTTTTCTTGTAGTTGAAATGAAGCTGAGAGGATATGCAAGTAATTGGTTCTCCAAACTTTCTCCATACCTCGTAGTTGCTTGTATAAATATTTAGGATCGCCAAAAGTATCAAAACACCGCAGATAAAAATGAGCTTGGATCGCTAGTTTTGATTTGAAAACAGATAAACGTAAGGAATGGGTTTTTTGGAGAATGGCATGAATGACTTCTTGGGATTCATTCTCGAGAATAGCATTTACTTCCCTATCATCCAGGGGGGTGAATGTAAAATAGAGAAAGAAAAAGGCCGTCAAAGTTTCTGAACGGTCAAAGCCCTCCTCGGAATCCAAAAAAGTTGTTAAAATGTCTGAGAGTGAATTTTTCGCTTTTACTTTTGAAAAGAATGTGATTAGCTTTTCGCTTATATTTGCGGGTTGTTGGTAGTAATCCGGAGCACATTTTATCATTTCTCTCACAAGCCACTTGCGACTTGAGTCACTAAGCGATTTAAAAAATTGGACAGATTCATTTTCAGGGAGAGAGTCTAGAAGTTGGGGGAGAGAAGTGGACGGATCAATGGTAAGCTCAAATCCTTCTCGAATAAAAGGCAAAAGTGTTTCTTCTGCTATAGGGCTTTCAATAGGGTTGAGGAGGATATGGCGAATGTTTTCACAAGTTTCAAAGATCATTTTGAGATCTCCAAGCGTTAGTGAATAGTTGGATGGAGGTTTAAGTGTGTCGGCGTTTTTACAATCACCCAATGTTTCAGGGCTCAGGAGGAGTTTATTTCCAAGGATGAATGCAAGAAGAGCGTTCGCTTCATCTTTTGATAGCATAGACGTACCTTCTTCATGCAGAGAATGCTTGCGTTCAACTTTCATAGAATCTGCTGGGACCTGAATAGTATCTTGGAAGAGTTGAAAGCGTGGTGAGTTACCGGATTTATGTGCTTGAGGGCTTTTTCCAGAATAGCATGGTAAGATTTCTTTATTAACTTTTGCAAAAGCATTTTCAAATTCTTCTTTCAAAGCAATCTTTTTGGCTTTATCTGACATGTGACCATTTACCAAGTCAAAAGATTTTCTGATACTGGTTAGTGTTGCTAAGGAGAGAGTTTGCTTTTCAAGACTTTTTACATGGCTTACAATATCTTTGGTGAGTGAATGAGGAGTTACCCATCTTTTTTCACGAATCGCAAGAAAGATGCGTTGGATAAGAACACCAATATTGTGGCTAAGCCGGGAATAGCAATTAGCAATTTCGCTTTCATTTTTAAAGATTAAAGCTTGGAAGTTTTTATGGGAGATTCCATTAATTGTATTCATTAGTAATCGTCCTTAATAAAATTTTAGTGGACCATCCTAGCGAATTCTTGGAATTTAAAGATAGATGAAAAAAGAATGCAAACTAAAGCAGAATTTCTTTCAGTTCTTCATAGGATCGTTTAGAGAAGAAAGGAAAAAAAAGTGACTTCTCATTTTTTAAATGAGCTTTAATGCCGTAAAGGTAGGTTCGATCTTCCCAGGTTAAATTCTGAATGTCACTGATGGGAAGAGATAACAAAACTTTGCCTTTTTTGAAGTAGTGCAGAACATTATCCTCTGTAAGGTAAATTTTATAAGGATTCACCTCGAGTTTTTGCAACAGTCGATAAGGAACAAGCCCAATGACCATTATCCCTGCTGCAAGCAAAAAAATCCATAAGCCCCAAATACTTAAAGTTTCCAAGGGCATGAGTGTTCCTGCCAAAAGCAAGGATAGGGCGCCGCAACCGGCAAATAGAGTTCCTTGTACTACTGTTTTGTAAAGAAGATTGGGTCTAACTGAAGTCCAAAAAACGTATTGCGTGTTCATAAGATCCCAAAAAGGAGTTGCATCTTAAAGCCTTCTTCTAGCAACCTTGTTGGTTTAGGTCCTAATTCCCAATCCTTGTAAAATGAGGATGTAATGTCTTCCCACGAAATAATCTACTTTCTTATGATAATGGTATTTATTCTTGGATATAGCCTGATTACCATCGAACACTACACGAAAATTAATAAGGCTGCTATTGCCTTGCTCATGGCAGTATTATGCTGGTGCTTACAGTTTAGCGATAAAACAATCCATATCAACGATCATGTTAGCTCACTTTTAGCGCATTTAGCGGACATAAGTCAAATTATTTTTTTTCTGTTAGGGGCCTTAACAATAGTAGAGACGATCAATGTGCATCAAGGCTTTTCTATGATCTCCGAATTAATTAAGTACCGCTCTAAACGGAAAGTTTTATGGGTTATTAGCATACTCACATTTGTGTTATCCGGTATTCTAGACAACTTAACGACAACGATTGTGATGATTAGCATTCTTCAAAAACTTGTAGAGGATAAAGAAGACAGGTGGTTGATAGGCGGGGCTATTGTGATTGCGGCGAATGCTGGAGGAGCGTGGACGCCTATTGGAGATGTGACAACCACAATGCTCTGGATTGGTGGGCAAGTGACAACGCAAGAAGTGATGAAAACACTCTTTATCCCCAGTTTGATTTCTGCAGCGATCCCTGTTGCTGTTCTCTCCTGCTTTTTAAAGGGATCTATTGAGCAGCCTGCAAATGCTTTCATTTCGGTTAAAGAGCCTTCCTCCAAATTGATGTTCTTTCTTGGGGTAGGAGGGCTTATTTTTGTGCCGATCTTTAAAATTTTAACGGGTCTTCCTCCCTACATGGGTGTGCTTTTTGCCGTAGGGGCTCTATGGTTAGTGACGGACAGAATTCACCATCAATACCCTGAGCGCAAGCACCTAAGAGTTCCCGATGTTCTATCCAAAATTGACATTTCTAGTACACTATTTTTCTTAGGCATTCTCCTTTGCGTCAATGCTCTTGAGGCGGGAAAAATTTTGCGGGATTTATCTTTGGCTTTTGATTCCTATATCGGCAATTCTAATCATATTGCATTAGCTATTGGATTCGCCTCTGCAATTATTGATAATGTTCCTCTGGTAGCTGCTTCTACAGCAATGTATGAACTCAGTCGGTTTCCAACAGATAGTCTTTTTTGGCAGCTTATCGCTTATTGTGCCGGAACTGGGGGTAGTATTTTAATCATTGGCTCTGCAGCTGGTGTGGTTTTTATGGGCTTAGAAGACGTAGACTTTTTTTGGTATTTGAGACGAATTAGTCTACCTGCTCTCCTAGGCTACATTGGCGGCTTCATTGCCTACTTTCTTATTTAAATCGACAGCAGCGATTTTTACGTAAGCACTCTTGCGGTTGTTATTTGCTTTTCTTCAGGAATGCGGACAAAGATTGCGAAGAGTAGATTCCATAAAACATAGAGAGAAAGTAGTGATAGGGAGCGCTTTTGAAGAAAAGCATGCTCTAGGGAGAGTCTCGGTGTTTTTTCTAACCGAAAGAGATCAAACAGAAGCTTACCCTTCTTGCTTTGCCTCTCTCTTTCTGATGGGCTTTCTGAAGGCTGTTCTTTAGCCCATTCCTCAATCAAATATAAATCCCATGCTCTTTTAAGTTGGGAATATTGCTCAACAATCGAATTGTTTTCTATATTTCCTTCTAAATATCTCGTAATAAGGTAATTTTCTGAAGGCAGATGATCAGAGAAAGAAATGTAAGTTCCTCCATAAGTTCTATTCTCATAGGCAAAACCAAGAGCTAAAATAGGGAACAGCCAGATGAGCTGATTAGAACCCTCTACTTTTAATAAGAGCATAATGGGCACTGATATTGCTAAAAAAACCCATGCCCACTCCAAGGGTGAGACTGCTAAAAAAAAAGCGAAGGCACTTTTAATCTTATCAAAAAAAGGCTGCGCGTAAGCTTTCTGTATTGTCCCATACTGCGCATTCAAAGCGCTTCGCTCATGTTTTGATAATTGTATTTGATTTTGCTCCATCACAGACTCATAAACGAGGAGTTGAGATTTATAGTGATAGATAGACCCTAAAAAGGGATAAAGAAGAATCCAGAGAAATGCGCCAAGTCCAAAGCAAAGCTGTAAAATGCATAGGACACGCTTTTTAAAGGGCAGGAAAACATTATGAGATACCATGTGTCTTTACCATTTATAGAAAAACATAAAAATGATCTATTCCTTCAATTTCCGTCAACATGCAAAAAAACATTCTTCACATGCCTCTGAAGAAGATTCACGATGGCAAAGCAAAAAGGAAGGTTTTTTGAAAATAGCTTCTAAATGATAAGGGCTTTAAAAAAAATGCTTGGCGTCTGTTGCGCAAAAATTGC
Above is a genomic segment from Chlamydiales bacterium STE3 containing:
- a CDS encoding Uncharacterized protein (Product derived from UniProtKB/Trembl:D6YSM4), yielding MNTQYVFWTSVRPNLLYKTVVQGTLFAGCGALSLLLAGTLMPLETLSIWGLWIFLLAAGIMVIGLVPYRLLQKLEVNPYKIYLTEDNVLHYFKKGKVLLSLPISDIQNLTWEDRTYLYGIKAHLKNEKSLFFPFFSKRSYEELKEILL
- a CDS encoding Uncharacterized protein (Product derived from UniProtKB/Trembl:V4SGQ8), which encodes MSSHEIIYFLMIMVFILGYSLITIEHYTKINKAAIALLMAVLCWCLQFSDKTIHINDHVSSLLAHLADISQIIFFLLGALTIVETINVHQGFSMISELIKYRSKRKVLWVISILTFVLSGILDNLTTTIVMISILQKLVEDKEDRWLIGGAIVIAANAGGAWTPIGDVTTTMLWIGGQVTTQEVMKTLFIPSLISAAIPVAVLSCFLKGSIEQPANAFISVKEPSSKLMFFLGVGGLIFVPIFKILTGLPPYMGVLFAVGALWLVTDRIHHQYPERKHLRVPDVLSKIDISSTLFFLGILLCVNALEAGKILRDLSLAFDSYIGNSNHIALAIGFASAIIDNVPLVAASTAMYELSRFPTDSLFWQLIAYCAGTGGSILIIGSAAGVVFMGLEDVDFFWYLRRISLPALLGYIGGFIAYFLI
- a CDS encoding Uncharacterized protein (Product derived from UniProtKB/Trembl:F8KXD2); translation: MVSHNVFLPFKKRVLCILQLCFGLGAFLWILLYPFLGSIYHYKSQLLVYESVMEQNQIQLSKHERSALNAQYGTIQKAYAQPFFDKIKSAFAFFLAVSPLEWAWVFLAISVPIMLLLKVEGSNQLIWLFPILALGFAYENRTYGGTYISFSDHLPSENYLITRYLEGNIENNSIVEQYSQLKRAWDLYLIEEWAKEQPSESPSERERQSKKGKLLFDLFRLEKTPRLSLEHAFLQKRSLSLLSLYVLWNLLFAIFVRIPEEKQITTARVLT